In one Sporomusa sphaeroides DSM 2875 genomic region, the following are encoded:
- a CDS encoding WXG100 family type VII secretion target — MATGNESKIDTKLFAATADTVDSAAKELGRLCQDWNRSMNSLRGSWQGDVSDNIKNTVEQVQKSAADLLGALSGYSATLREIAGIYDQTEKNIQETGKSLTFDKPFR, encoded by the coding sequence ATGGCAACGGGAAATGAAAGCAAAATTGATACCAAGCTCTTTGCCGCCACTGCCGATACTGTAGACAGTGCGGCCAAAGAACTCGGCCGTCTCTGCCAGGACTGGAACAGGTCCATGAACAGCCTGCGGGGAAGCTGGCAGGGCGATGTCTCCGACAATATCAAAAACACGGTGGAGCAGGTGCAAAAAAGCGCCGCCGATTTGTTAGGGGCTTTGTCGGGCTATTCGGCAACCCTCCGGGAAATTGCCGGTATCTACGACCAGACAGAAAAAAATATTCAGGAAACCGGAAAATCATTAACCTTTGACAAACCGTTTCGGTGA
- a CDS encoding WXG100 family type VII secretion target, translating to MAIQFDYNQTLNQAKLLEELASDLQNQGVRKLDAVYENVDAAWSGQAAKVYLAYIRGVQEDLGKKAKYLRDTADFLRTAAKKIQAADAAARQSAQRV from the coding sequence TTGGCCATTCAATTTGATTACAATCAAACCCTGAATCAGGCAAAACTGCTGGAAGAGCTGGCGTCCGACCTGCAAAACCAAGGCGTCAGGAAGCTGGACGCGGTATATGAGAATGTGGACGCGGCGTGGTCGGGACAGGCAGCCAAGGTATACCTTGCCTATATCCGGGGTGTTCAGGAGGATTTGGGTAAAAAGGCGAAATATCTGCGTGATACGGCGGATTTCCTGCGTACAGCCGCTAAAAAGATACAGGCGGCAGACGCAGCCGCCAGGCAGTCTGCGCAACGAGTGTAA
- a CDS encoding WXG100 family type VII secretion target: MAQSMVDIQKMRSVAAELDKNYATINNQLKKLDESIANLGQVWKGEGAKAYQNAYLQNTQNFLQLAEAIMSCSASLTTIANTYGKADMAAAEAIKAKMGGRK; this comes from the coding sequence ATGGCGCAAAGCATGGTTGATATCCAAAAAATGAGAAGTGTGGCAGCCGAGCTTGACAAAAATTATGCCACCATCAACAATCAACTCAAAAAACTGGACGAAAGCATAGCCAATCTGGGGCAAGTATGGAAAGGCGAAGGGGCAAAAGCTTATCAGAATGCGTATCTCCAGAACACGCAGAATTTTTTGCAGCTGGCGGAAGCCATCATGAGCTGCTCCGCTTCGCTCACCACCATTGCCAATACCTACGGCAAGGCCGATATGGCGGCCGCCGAAGCCATTAAAGCCAAAATGGGAGGGCGGAAATAA
- a CDS encoding WXG100 family type VII secretion target: MTNDIQADPAKLRQIADDIGKVHTALRNTLHASNSQVGTLKGVWTGEAAISFNAGFQRILDKCAESLATVERLVHALYDSADAYERNEKAVQQEASKLPKLPNNTMR, from the coding sequence ATGACTAACGATATCCAGGCCGATCCGGCAAAGCTGCGTCAAATCGCCGATGATATCGGCAAGGTTCACACCGCCCTGAGAAATACTCTCCATGCTTCCAACAGCCAGGTGGGTACATTAAAGGGGGTTTGGACCGGGGAAGCAGCCATCAGCTTTAATGCCGGTTTCCAGAGAATCCTGGACAAATGCGCCGAAAGCCTGGCTACGGTGGAGCGGTTGGTTCACGCGCTGTACGATTCCGCCGATGCCTATGAGCGCAATGAAAAAGCGGTGCAGCAGGAAGCCTCTAAGCTGCCGAAGCTGCCGAACAACACTATGCGATAA